ATTGAGGTCATTTCACCATGAGACGGTTTCATTTGGGTTGgccaaaactattaaaaaaaatgcttaTATAAGTCGGAATTcagttttcattattatttatatattttttattaataagccTTTTGTATGGACCTGTCTCACAATGAGATGATCTCATATAAGACGTGTTGTACTTATaactatataaacaatttaattattagcttaatttttcttttaagttGATCTCTTAACATCCTAATAAAAGTGTTGGGCAAAACTCATAAGTTTAAATCTCATCCTccaattattttaagtaaaataCTTAATTAATGTTACGTAAGAGAAAGACTTATACTATATCTAGGTGTGAGAAACATTTGTgattaataaacttaaatttgaattataggaatataaaaataaagagagCCTTATATTAACtaagtatgatttatgtttCTTATTATGACATCTTAATGTGAATTATTTAGCTTATTATTAAGTTTACACTTTTTACAAATAGAAATGCCAAAGAAGACACTTTTGAAGATACAACAAACAAGTCCATTACAGCTCGCTTCCTAATATTTGTTAGTCTATTAAGTTTGAAAAAACATCTTTTTATTGCTTGGAATTGCGTTAATTATTCTCCAAAGTAGttattattagttatatttGGTATTGACAATTGGAgaattttctctttattttatgaTATTGTTTGTCTCCTCGAATAGTGAAGTAATATCTAAAAGCAAAATAGATTcactaataattaaattgtcTATTCATGTAAAAGGAAATAGAATATatcataaattgaaaaaaataaatcgtaaaatatcataaattttagttattttcCATAACAAATAACTCTAATCAGGCTTGCTTACGAGATTTTAGTAGTCTTTGGAGAACTTAATATCAAAttgtaataaaaatacgacATTCTATTATCCTTATCTCTTTGTGTGTCTTCTAGACTTTTACCTATGCAGGGCTTTTGAAAACAATTAGCAATAAATTTGAATATCCAATTTATGCGAAAGTTTAATgataaactttaaatatatttgattgacatcataaattttaatattcacCTAACATAACATAATTCATGTAAATTCATCACACTGGCATAtataaatacacttttatcTACTATAACGTATTCTTCACATTTAATACAGAACTAACTTTTATCTTGAGCTacttttgtgagagaccgtttctcaGTAAAACGACCTTAAAATAAGAAgctcatatgctaataattgtatttgTTGACCTATTCAATCCATGTATAGAGAACGTCTAACGATGAAACCGTCTCACACaagaattttttatcattaaacCCAAGACGTACCCCTACCCAAATAACGCCCTAGCTCTATTAGTTGTTAGTTGGGTGTTTAGCCCTACTTAATTTACTACTTGTAGTTGTTACTAGCTAGTTGATTgcaatcaaatcaaaatcaaataacaGTCATTTGTCAaaacatattttaaatgtcAACTTCAAAACATAGTTGAACCACCTAAAATTTATTTCACATTTAACATTTTTGCAACACTAATGCAAACCTCATAGTGTCAATTATTGGAAAATTTTGTTGCCACAAATTTCTTGCATTTCTAACTAAAATGATAGttagacaaattaaaaaaagtcgACAACACAATAATGCATTTACTATTTCCGTCTAATTTAATTTGCTACACGTAATATAACAAAAAATCTTATACTAAAGATGTAAATATAACATATTCAATGATGCATGAGAGTAAATTCGTGTTGCTAAAAGAAAGAACATAATGCAAATTTTAATCCATGAAAGAACAAAAGTACTTCCTTTTCTCCAATTCAACATGacttaattataaaaatgacaaaaacaagGCTAAattgcaataaaaaaaaatgaagcttGAAACATAATGATATGATCTTTAtacataatacaaaattaaaaatttaaattcatatttgcaaatcacattcacaaaattaaGTATCCTATTCTATTATCATTCCCTTTTCATTCCAATTTCTTATACAAACAACAAAACACCTTTCCTTGGTTTTCCTTTTCCTATTTTATGAGTAGATAGACCAAGCAACTTGTTCAAATGAGGATAAGAGGAAGGAAAAAATACCTTTAAATAAAGGATTAGACTAATTATTTGGAGATAAACAGATTGCGCCTATTTCTTTCTGTTCTTTCATTGGAGATGACACGGATATGATATGTTCGCTATCCTCGTTCTTAGAATACTGGGTGTTGACTCTAACTCTGactaaatatttgatgaaaaaGAGGAATTATTATGAACAATCTTGTTTTGTCTTCCCATAATCCAAAGCAAAGTTCTTCTTGAAGAAGATGATGTAGTTATTGGATTAGCAAGTGAATCAACACTATAATTACTTTGAGTTTCTTCATCAACCCCTAATTCACTTACATCAATCTCAAACTCAGAAATTGTCCTCCTTGAAGAATGCTCAAATTCATTCCCATTCCCACCATTCCCATTCCCTTTCTTGTTCTTATCTCCTCCTCTAGACCACATCTTAGAAATTGAAAAACTTTCCTTCTTACCACTTTCATTCCCAATAATCTTCCCACCATTTTCATGAATCTCAAGACTTCTAAAAGCTTCAATTCCATTAAAATCTCTCCTGGAATCATTCCCATACTCTGACATAACTGCTCTATACCCTGGTTTTATTCTACCTTTATTACCATTCCTCTCCTTCTTCATGGGTGTTCTTATAGGAACTTGTAATGAACTTGTTTCATCTAAAACATAAGCAAATGAACCCATTGAATAGCACCTTCTAGAACCCAAATCATTACTTCCATTACTTCCATTATCAATCTCACTACTCCCTTCACCTCCTTCAACATTTTTAAACTTACCCAATTTCACAATCACAATCTTCTCCTCTTTTTTACCAATTTCTTGACCATTTTCACAAGATTTTCTATTAAAATCACTTCTATTTGACCCAAACTCACATTCCCCTTGAACATCATTACCAGAATTAGTTGAATCTCTACCTTCCCCAAACCTCTCCAACTCTCTAGAACTTTCAACTGTATTACTAGAAGATTCTAGAACACAAACAATAGGAGAAAACCCATGATTGTTGTGGGTCCCAAAATCTTGCAATAAACTTGCTCTACATAATGGGCAAGTAGAATGAGAAAGAAGCCAAGTGTCAATACAATCCATATGAAAAGCATGACTACATTTGGGTAAAAGTCTAAGTTTATCATCAGGCTCAAATTCACATAAACAAACAGCACAATCAAATGGGTCTTTTACCCCAATAATTGCTTTGTAAAGAAAAATGGGTAGTGTATCAATATAAGATTGATCAACCCCTGAATCATGAAGATGAAACAGTTGTCTTAATTGACCTTGAAGAGCAGTTACATTGTCTAAATATTCATCTGGGTCTCTATGATTTGGTCTTAATAAGAACCTAACAAGAAGATGAAGTAACCCAGAAATAAAGAAGATTATTGCTAAGATTATTATGATTAAGATTATACTTGGGCTAATTTTATTGTCTAAGGTTGAagattgatgattattttggtgTTGTGATGGTGGAGGAAGGTAGTAATATGGTGGTTGTAATGGAGGAGGAGGAGAAAATGgtttttccatttattttattttggggaTGAGATTTTGATAGTGGATCTAAGCTATGTGAAATGAGATTTACACATTTTTGGTAGTAATAAGATGGGAAAaatgggttttttttatttaataaaatggggaaaaaaaaagaaatggaagAATGGAAAGGAGAGAAATTTGGACTGATTATAAAGAAGGTAAGAAGCTGCAAGTCAAAGGAGAATTGAGAAGTGAGAAGGGAAAGAAGGAAGATGGTGATGTAAGACTGTAAGAGGGTAGTAATTTAGCAAAATAgcaataaaagtaaaattattgAGTGAAATGTGAGGTGAAGTATTTTAAATTGAATCCACACATACCAAAGAATAGAAAGAGAATGGAAGCAATGAATTCAGCATTAAAAGATCTCTGAGTACGCTAAGGTGTAATTTCAGTCATTAATCACTCATTGTGGGGTTGAcaaattttggttgtttggaaATTGGTTGTTTAGTGTTTTTTTAGTTTGCTTATTTGACCAGCTAAAAATAttagttgtttttgttggtttttaagCTAGTTAAATAAGTTAATTGTTTATGGAGATATTTTGTAAATTTAGGTATTGACTGTTAGGttatttatttagaaaaaaagtGAGTCAATAAGTCAAAtgctaacaaaaaaaaactaattaaagtaatttttattttgattaaaaagtcatttacgaaacacttttttttgttgttttaccAATCAATAAGTGAAAAGCTAATCAAAAATTCAATGTAAAAGCCAACATCCAAATACCCTTACTACTTAATCTTATGTCAGATTCCCACTGTTTTATTTTTTCGGTTATGTTTGTAATATtccatataaattaaaaaaaattgaatatagttgtataaaaattaaaatgtagtCACTTGACATTTTATTAGATTCATCTGGATGcattatatattatatgcttTTTGTGATTTTGATGAATATATCGAGTGTTATTgacatttgaattattttttattgtgtttggAAATCatgattttatttaagaatataaaattaGCTTaatcactacaacataatttacttttagtggaatatatttagcgacatttatATTAAATGTCGctacttcaaatttctaatagtatatatagaggatttaATGACATTTATTAGCCTCTTTAGcagcataaaaaaaatttcactaaAGCCTTTTGCGACATAGATACTAGTaatatttctcataaatgccactataaattatagtaataattacatatgccactaaagaccaaattAAGTggcactaaatcactttatagtggaacttaaaaaaaaaaccttaaaatataaattagtgtcATCTTTTTAATGCGATTAAATCCAATATCgcgaaaaattaaatttattgtaatgaatttagtatttggcaaatcaaaatttcaaatttgaatttgatttaattttgctCTTGTTttgttaaagtagttaaagttgaaaatttaagGATGCCTATTTTAATCTTTGTCtttctcaaattttttttgtgaatttgtaATTGAAATATATGTTTGAAATAAATTAGTTGTTTCCAACTATAAACTTAAAATTGTGCAAGAATCAAAAgtaacaatcaaaataaaattgagGGACTACAATAAATTTGCAACATTGTGTAAGTGAGGCTATTTGAAAGGATCGGAAATGTGAAAATTTAgtattgaataaaaaaaattaacatgtaTGGATGATATTAATCAAAATACTGAATGACATCTAAAGTTAAGATAATGAAGCAAAATAGGAACcacacaaaataaaataaggcAAATTGAAATAGATGAAGACACAATTAATCACCTAATTAAgttaattatcataataaattaaataaattgtaaaaatgattttttttttgttaaagatGAACTATTGATAAGAAATGtttaaaaaacacaattttGTCAATTAAAATCACTTAAAACTATTTATTAGAATaaagctttttattttttttgactttttaatatatttgttcACAACCATGAGCTAGTcacttgaatttaaaatttattgaaTGATTTAAAAGCTCTATCTCATATTCTCATCTTATTAATATCCACATTTAGATTTTTCTCCTATTTTAGCCTGGAAAAACTTATCTATTAATTGTCTCATTATTGCTTTCTCCCACCTACCTAAATGCTCTTTGATTAGATTGATATATAAGAAACTATCTTTTTAAAAATTGGAAGTCATTTAATTAGGTTGACTGAGAAagcaattaattaaattgaggaaataatatttttatttttttatttttacttttaaattttaaaaaaatcttttaataATATAACGTATAActttaacaacaataaaaacgTGCAATTTGAAAATGTCTTATAATGTATTCATTTTAAATGACAATTTGCATATGCCTCCATTGGTTTCCTTTATTTACATATTAACCAAgattttattagaaatttttgCCACCAAgtgttttgaatattttttttaatttataaattgtcGCTTTtagatgaaaatgaaaatattattatgacTTTTCATATACACTTTTCACCAAATGCAAGGGGTTAGGTTGACTTTAAGTGGTCAACATATGGGCATCAAATCCCATGCTTAATTACTTCAATtaacataaaatattaattaacttatgCTTATATGTGGGGTTAGGTTTCAtgtaaagaaaaaggaaaacaataaacaataatagaGTGATTTAGAGGGAAAGAAATGCACCAAGTTTTGAACGTAACGGAAATGTGATCTGTTTTTTGACAACTTCCACATATTGTGGCTAAATATATTAGCCATTAACTGTACTTTGTTTGCATTCGTTGGTcttcttttttggtttttttattcGTATCTCCAATCACATAAATAAATGGGCTTTTTATTTGCATGCTGACAAATCAAGCATGGAAGACAACGCTTTTCAGATTTTAGTGTTgtttaacaactaaaaaatcacATAAATACTTTCGAATGCTTTTAGGGATCTAGTTGAGTACTTGTTGAGTACCACAAATTTTGTATGGTTCTTTTTAAGT
This genomic stretch from Amaranthus tricolor cultivar Red isolate AtriRed21 chromosome 9, ASM2621246v1, whole genome shotgun sequence harbors:
- the LOC130824172 gene encoding putative RING-H2 finger protein ATL49; protein product: MEKPFSPPPPLQPPYYYLPPPSQHQNNHQSSTLDNKISPSIILIIIILAIIFFISGLLHLLVRFLLRPNHRDPDEYLDNVTALQGQLRQLFHLHDSGVDQSYIDTLPIFLYKAIIGVKDPFDCAVCLCEFEPDDKLRLLPKCSHAFHMDCIDTWLLSHSTCPLCRASLLQDFGTHNNHGFSPIVCVLESSSNTVESSRELERFGEGRDSTNSGNDVQGECEFGSNRSDFNRKSCENGQEIGKKEEKIVIVKLGKFKNVEGGEGSSEIDNGSNGSNDLGSRRCYSMGSFAYVLDETSSLQVPIRTPMKKERNGNKGRIKPGYRAVMSEYGNDSRRDFNGIEAFRSLEIHENGGKIIGNESGKKESFSISKMWSRGGDKNKKGNGNGGNGNEFEHSSRRTISEFEIDVSELGVDEETQSNYSVDSLANPITTSSSSRRTLLWIMGRQNKIVHNNSSFSSNI